A single Deinococcus sedimenti DNA region contains:
- a CDS encoding sensor histidine kinase, producing the protein MSALAPPAEPDVPAADLTPAPSTAPSLRQVLLRPFILPFALLLGVGGVVAYGVNRNEQALKQVLDSQTRLQLITDIARQVSNMENGERGYVITGQQDFLAPYENARLTFRADVFALNDLSATDLQRRNLGRVQALVERWDEQAARREIEARQQDLNLAVARVKNGVGLTLLNDAREVLDVMTTNESIRLSDATQSSKNLLQLVQWVSVGGLLLSIALLILTAYRVTRTVSRTLQGLNVAALAIAQGDYGRRTPRVPVRELAYLGAQFDVMAGAVQDRERQLSATADALKASNEHLERSNRELEQFAYVASHDLQEPLRTIGSYTELLARRYNDQLDDRARQYIAFTTSATLRMKTLIQDLLVYSRVRKAPRATQTVDLNVVVSQIVGDLDAQIRSSGARVEVGALPSVISTPDLLRHALQNLIGNALKFQRPDVAPHVQIHAEREAHRWVIHVSDNGIGIAPEYHDRIFGVFQRLHGMEEYAGSGIGLAVTRSAAEQLGGALWLDSTPGQGSTFHLALPDTTDHSGDHT; encoded by the coding sequence ATGTCGGCCCTCGCCCCACCTGCCGAGCCGGACGTGCCCGCAGCGGACCTCACGCCAGCCCCCTCCACCGCACCGAGCCTGCGGCAGGTGCTGCTGCGGCCGTTCATCCTGCCGTTCGCGCTGCTGCTGGGCGTCGGCGGGGTCGTGGCGTACGGCGTCAACCGCAACGAACAGGCATTGAAACAGGTGCTGGACTCCCAGACGCGGCTGCAGCTGATCACCGACATCGCCCGGCAGGTATCCAACATGGAAAACGGCGAGCGGGGGTACGTCATCACCGGTCAGCAGGACTTCCTCGCACCGTACGAGAACGCCCGGCTGACCTTCCGGGCCGACGTGTTCGCCCTGAACGACCTGAGCGCCACGGACCTGCAGCGCCGCAACCTGGGCCGCGTGCAGGCGCTGGTCGAACGCTGGGACGAGCAGGCCGCCCGGCGAGAGATCGAGGCTCGGCAGCAGGACCTGAATCTGGCGGTGGCCCGCGTGAAGAATGGCGTGGGCCTGACGTTGCTGAATGACGCCCGCGAGGTGTTGGACGTCATGACCACGAATGAAAGCATCCGCCTGAGTGACGCGACCCAGTCCAGCAAGAACCTGCTGCAACTCGTGCAGTGGGTCAGCGTGGGCGGGCTGCTGCTCAGCATCGCGCTGCTGATCCTGACCGCCTACCGCGTGACCCGTACCGTCAGCCGCACCCTGCAGGGTCTGAACGTCGCGGCGCTCGCCATCGCCCAGGGTGACTACGGGCGGCGGACCCCACGCGTGCCGGTGCGGGAACTCGCCTACCTGGGCGCTCAGTTCGACGTCATGGCCGGGGCCGTGCAGGACCGCGAACGGCAGCTGAGCGCCACGGCCGACGCGCTGAAGGCCAGCAACGAGCACCTGGAGCGCAGCAACCGCGAACTCGAACAGTTCGCGTACGTGGCCAGCCACGACCTGCAGGAACCCCTGCGGACCATCGGCAGCTACACCGAACTGCTGGCCCGCCGCTACAACGACCAGCTGGACGACCGGGCGCGGCAGTACATCGCGTTCACCACGTCCGCCACGCTGCGCATGAAGACCCTCATCCAGGACCTGCTGGTGTATTCCCGGGTGCGGAAGGCGCCGCGCGCCACGCAGACCGTGGACCTGAACGTGGTCGTCTCGCAGATTGTGGGGGACCTGGACGCCCAGATCCGCAGCAGCGGCGCGCGGGTGGAGGTGGGTGCGCTGCCCAGCGTGATCAGCACGCCGGACCTCCTGCGTCACGCGCTGCAGAACCTGATCGGGAACGCCCTGAAATTCCAGCGGCCGGACGTTGCACCCCACGTTCAGATACATGCGGAACGTGAAGCTCACCGCTGGGTGATTCACGTGAGTGACAACGGCATCGGTATCGCGCCCGAGTATCATGACCGGATCTTCGGCGTGTTCCAGCGGCTTCACGGTATGGAAGAGTACGCCGGCAGCGGCATTGGCCTGGCCGTGACCCGCAGCGCCGCCGAGCAGCTGGGCGGCGCGTTGTGGCTGGACAGCACGCCGGGCCAGGGCAGCACCTTCCACCTGGCGTTGCCCGACACGACCGATCATTCTGGAGACCACACATGA
- a CDS encoding enoyl-CoA hydratase-related protein, with protein MTFQNVSLTHAGEVATLTLTSKKGSMGPTFWPEIPRVLNDLGGARALILRGQDLFSAGLDVRASAPVIAPTLGDPDAFAAVVAEMHAAIDAFAALPIPVIAAVHGWCIGAGLELISACDIRIASADARFSLPEVKLGITADLGGLQRLPHLIGTGRTAHLALTGDPIDAPTAERWGLITELLPTPDALFERANALATGLAALPPRAVEGTKRTLHAHLPHAQSLDLAVRWNAHHMTTDGLAQALK; from the coding sequence ATGACATTCCAGAACGTGAGTCTCACCCACGCGGGTGAGGTCGCCACGCTGACCCTGACCAGCAAGAAAGGCAGCATGGGCCCGACCTTCTGGCCCGAAATTCCCCGCGTCCTGAACGACCTGGGCGGCGCCCGCGCGCTGATCCTGCGCGGCCAGGACCTGTTCAGCGCCGGACTGGACGTCCGCGCCAGCGCCCCCGTCATCGCCCCCACCCTGGGTGACCCCGACGCGTTCGCGGCGGTCGTCGCCGAGATGCACGCCGCCATCGACGCGTTCGCCGCGCTGCCCATTCCGGTGATCGCCGCCGTGCACGGCTGGTGCATCGGCGCGGGCCTGGAACTCATCAGCGCCTGCGACATCCGCATCGCCAGCGCGGACGCCCGCTTCAGCCTCCCCGAGGTGAAACTGGGCATCACCGCCGACCTGGGCGGCCTGCAACGCCTCCCGCACCTGATCGGCACCGGCCGCACCGCGCACCTCGCCCTGACCGGCGACCCCATCGACGCGCCCACCGCCGAACGCTGGGGCCTCATCACCGAACTCCTGCCCACCCCTGACGCCCTGTTCGAGCGGGCGAATGCCCTCGCCACGGGGCTGGCCGCCCTGCCGCCCCGCGCGGTCGAGGGCACCAAACGCACCCTCCACGCGCACCTGCCCCACGCGCAGAGCCTCGACCTGGCCGTCCGCTGGAACGCCCACCACATGACCACCGACGGCCTCGCCCAGGCGCTGAAGTAG
- a CDS encoding SDR family oxidoreductase, with the protein MSQNPGTLQPGTADSTFRPDLLQGKHALITGGGSGINLGIAQSFAAHGCKVTILGRNLEKAQTAAQGITDAGGQAIGVSADVRDIAALQAAAEQAVAAFGPIDIVLAGAAGNFPAPVDGISPNGFKTVVDIDLLGTYNTIKACAPHLTTPGGNVLSISAYGIPVPMQAHVVAAKAGVDALTRTLAVEWGLRGIRVNAIIPGPIDGTEGMARLAPDEKTRQKFMSTVPLGRFGIPQDIANAALFLVSDAASYVTGVILPVDGGQNMLGGAPQYQMYQQMGLALPRKD; encoded by the coding sequence ATGAGCCAGAACCCCGGCACCCTCCAGCCCGGCACCGCCGACAGCACCTTCCGCCCCGACCTGCTGCAGGGCAAGCACGCCCTGATCACCGGGGGCGGCAGCGGCATCAACCTCGGCATCGCGCAGAGCTTCGCCGCGCACGGCTGCAAGGTCACCATCCTGGGCCGCAACCTCGAGAAAGCCCAGACGGCCGCGCAGGGCATCACGGACGCCGGCGGGCAGGCCATCGGCGTCAGCGCCGACGTGCGAGACATCGCCGCCCTGCAGGCCGCCGCCGAGCAGGCCGTGGCCGCCTTCGGCCCCATCGACATCGTCCTGGCGGGCGCCGCCGGGAACTTCCCCGCCCCGGTGGACGGCATCAGCCCCAACGGCTTCAAGACCGTCGTGGACATCGACCTGCTCGGCACGTACAACACCATCAAGGCCTGCGCGCCCCACCTGACCACCCCCGGCGGGAACGTCCTCTCGATCAGCGCGTACGGCATCCCCGTGCCCATGCAGGCGCACGTCGTCGCCGCCAAGGCCGGCGTGGACGCCCTGACCCGCACCCTCGCCGTCGAGTGGGGCCTGCGCGGCATCCGCGTGAACGCCATCATCCCCGGCCCCATTGACGGCACCGAAGGCATGGCCCGCCTCGCGCCCGACGAGAAAACCCGCCAGAAGTTCATGAGCACCGTCCCCCTGGGCCGCTTCGGCATCCCGCAGGACATCGCCAACGCCGCCCTGTTCCTCGTCAGTGACGCCGCCAGCTACGTCACGGGCGTCATCCTGCCCGTCGACGGCGGCCAGAACATGCTCGGCGGCGCCCCCCAGTACCAGATGTACCAACAGATGGGCCTCGCCCTGCCAAGGAAGGACTGA